Proteins from a single region of Fundulus heteroclitus isolate FHET01 chromosome 12, MU-UCD_Fhet_4.1, whole genome shotgun sequence:
- the tmem167a gene encoding protein kish-A, producing MSAIFNFQSLLTVILLLICTCAYIRSLAPSLLDKNKTGLLGIFWKCARIGERKSPWVACCCVVMAFSILFLQ from the exons tcAGCCATTTTCAACTTCCAGTCGCTACTGACCGTGATTCTCCTGCTGATCTGTACCTGCGCCTACATCCGGTCGCTGGCTCCCAGCCTGCTGGACAAGAACAAAACTGG actctTAGGAATTTTCTGGAAATGTGCCAGAATAG GTGAGCGGAAGAGTCCCTGGGTGGCTTGCTGCTGCGTCGTCATGGCTTTCAGTATATTGTTTTTACAATAG